GGTGCGCCTCACGCCCGAGTACGCCGCCCCCGAGCAGGTGATGCAGGCCGCCACCACCACGGCCACGGACGTCTACGCGCTCGGGGTGGTCCTCTACGAGCTGCTGAGCGGGCAGCGGCCGTACACGTTCGCGACGGGGTCGCTCCAGGAGATCGAAGACCTCGTCTGCAATACGGACCCTCGCCCGCCGAGCGCGCGGGTTGCGTTCCGTGACGACCACGAGAGCGCCGACACCGGCGGACTGCCGCGCACCAGTTGGCTGCGGACGTCCAATCCGTCCACGCTGCGCCAGGGCCTGTCCGGCGACCTGGACTCGATCGTCCTGAAGGCGATGGAGAAGGAGCCGGCACGCCGCTACGGGACGGCTGCCGAGCTACGCCAGGATCTGCTGAACTACCTGGAAGGACGTCCCGTCGACGCGCACGCGCAGACCGGACTGTACCGGATGGGCAAGTTCATCCGCCGCAACCGACTGGTGGTAGGGTTGGGCAGCGCGGCCGCGGCTGCGCTCGTGATCGGCGCGGGCGTCGCCACCGCGTTCGGTCTGGAAGCCCAACGCGCGCGGCGCCTCGCCGAGGACCAGGCCCAGCGCGCGCAGCGGACGCAGGATTTCATGGTATCGGTGCTCGAGACGTTCGATCCCAACGAGACGGACGGGCAGGTGCTGAGCTCGCGCTCGCTCATCACCCGAGCCATGGCCGAGCTGGACACGCTGAGCGGTCAACCGCTCCTCAAGGCGGGCAGCTTGAACGCACTCGGTCAGGTGGCCTTCAACCTCGGCGAGAGGCATCTCGCGGACTCCATCTTTGCCATGAGCGAGCAGATCCTCCGGCGCGACACCCTGGACGTGCCGCTGCTCGCAACGACGCTCAGTTGGCAGGGCCGCCTCGCGAACGAACGCGAGGAGCCGGACGCCATCGAGTTGCTACGGCAGGCGGTCGCGTTGCGCGAGTCGGATCCCGCACACTCCGATCGTCTCCTGGCCGCCGATCTTCTCGAACTCGCCTTCGCGTTGACCGTGCCGGACTCAGCCGGCCCCGAAGAGTACGCCGAGTCACAGGATCTGCTCGACCGCGCGCACGCGATGGGCCTGGACGAACGTCTCGAGGCCCGCCGCCTGGAGTACCAGGGCGACCTCGAGTTCACGCGGGACGACTACGTCGCCGCGCGCGAGCTCTATCGGCAGAGCCGCGACCTGCGGCTCCATGTCCTCCCCGAGAACCACCCCGAGCTGGGACGCGCGTGGCTGGGCCTGGGTGTGGGATACCGATGGACCGGTCAGCCCGACAGCGCCGTCTTCGCGCTGCAGCGCTCGGCCGAGATCTTCGCGCATGCGTACGGGGAACGGCACCCTCTGCTGGGCAACGCGCTGTACCGCACCGGCCTGCAGCTCGTCCGCACGGGACGCGTTGCCGACGGCGAATCGTACCTACGCCAGGCGATCGACCAGTCGTCCCCTGAGGAGCGTACGGAGGTGCGCACGCTGGGGATGGCGGCGCTGGCTCTCGGGACCAGCCTGTTCGAGCAACGACGCGACGGTGAAGCCGAGCCGTTCCTGCGGGACGCGATCCACTACATCCCGATGATCGCGCGTCTGCGCGGCACGGAGAACGCCGCCCGCACGCAACTGGCGCGGATCCTGGCGCGGCGGGGCGAGCTGGACGAGGCGGCGGCCGTGCTCCGCGCCGTCGTGGACTCGACGCAGGTGGACGACGCCTCCCGCCGCGAGGCGCTCGAGCAGCTCGCCGAGCTGGAGGAGCGCCGGGGCCGCAGCGACGCGGCGGCTGGATACCGCGCCCAGCTCGCCTCCCTACCGTCTCCGGGAATGCCGGAGGACGGGTAGGATCGCGCGGCCTTCGTTCGGCCGCGCGATCCCCCGGGTCAACCGCGCGGGCGCAGCGTCAGGCCCAGCGAGAAGCCACCCCAGGTCAGGGGCTCGCCCTCACCGGTCACGGTGGTGCCGCCGGGCTGCAGGAAGACCGGATCGTCCCGCTGCAGCCAGTTCAGACGAGCCCGGCCCCGGACCCCCACGCGTGGCGTGAGGCGGACCTCGGTCGTGACGGCCACGTTGAGGAACAGGTTGGTCTGGCCCTGGATGCCCCAAGCCGGGATGCCGTTGATGTTCGCGGCCGGCTCACCATCCGACTGCGAGTGCACGCCGACCCCGCCGACCACGTTCCAGACGAAGCGTTCCCCCTGCAGGCCCGGCCAGAGCCAGGTGGGTCGCACCAGGAGCTGCGCGTACCAGGCCGTACCGTGCGTCAGCCCCAGGCTGGCCTGCTGGGCCGCGCCACCGCCCTCCGCGCCGCCGCCGAACCCTCCGGGTCCCTCCCAGGGCCACCCGCCCGCGCGGGAGTACCCGCCCGCGATCCCCGCTCCGCCGCCCATGAAGTCCACGTCCAGCATGTCCACTCCACCGGTATTGAGGCAGGCGAATGCGGACTGCAGATAGGCTCCGCCGCCCAGGCCGGGGTCGTAGGCCGGGCTCTCCTCGTAGAACGTCAGACCCGCGGAGACGGTGAGCTCGGGACGGCTGAAATCGATGAACGGACGCCGTTCCTGGGCCTCGAGCGCACCCATGGGCTGAAGCGCCGCGAGGCCGAGGAGAACGGAGGAGGTCCGAAGCAGGCTCTTCATGAACGCACACCCTTTGCCTGGGGGAGTCGCGCGGCGCGCGACCTCAAGGTCATTGGTACCAGCGGCGCTGCACGCGGGCAACGCTCCCGACGAAGGTGAGGTTGCCCTCGCCCGCGAAACGGGGTGGGGAGTCCCGGGGCTGGTACCCCCACCCACCGGATCCGAAGAACGGTCACCGGCGATCCTACGGGCGAGGGCCAGGGGACGCGGGGGCAGCCGTCGGGGG
The DNA window shown above is from Gemmatimonadota bacterium and carries:
- a CDS encoding protein kinase: MSGLSPERWEQVSAILDEALELEPDAVVPFLDERCGSDEDLRREVELMLDACARAEHLMDRPPALSVKGMIEQSVGNEARGQLGPGDLVGAYRIVDLLGRGGMGAVYLAERADGEFERQVALKVVKRGMDSDEILERFRAERQILAGLEHPNIAGLLDGGITADGRPFFAMELAVGEPIDVWCDRLRLPLRKRVELFAVVCDAVQHAHRNLVVHRDLKPGNIIVTETGEVKLLDFGIAKVLDPSHGTDDRTRGLGVRLTPEYAAPEQVMQAATTTATDVYALGVVLYELLSGQRPYTFATGSLQEIEDLVCNTDPRPPSARVAFRDDHESADTGGLPRTSWLRTSNPSTLRQGLSGDLDSIVLKAMEKEPARRYGTAAELRQDLLNYLEGRPVDAHAQTGLYRMGKFIRRNRLVVGLGSAAAAALVIGAGVATAFGLEAQRARRLAEDQAQRAQRTQDFMVSVLETFDPNETDGQVLSSRSLITRAMAELDTLSGQPLLKAGSLNALGQVAFNLGERHLADSIFAMSEQILRRDTLDVPLLATTLSWQGRLANEREEPDAIELLRQAVALRESDPAHSDRLLAADLLELAFALTVPDSAGPEEYAESQDLLDRAHAMGLDERLEARRLEYQGDLEFTRDDYVAARELYRQSRDLRLHVLPENHPELGRAWLGLGVGYRWTGQPDSAVFALQRSAEIFAHAYGERHPLLGNALYRTGLQLVRTGRVADGESYLRQAIDQSSPEERTEVRTLGMAALALGTSLFEQRRDGEAEPFLRDAIHYIPMIARLRGTENAARTQLARILARRGELDEAAAVLRAVVDSTQVDDASRREALEQLAELEERRGRSDAAAGYRAQLASLPSPGMPEDG